In one window of Lewinella sp. 4G2 DNA:
- the rplU gene encoding 50S ribosomal protein L21, whose amino-acid sequence MFAIVTIAGQQFKVEEGQEIFVHRLEANAGDSVSFSDVHFTSGDAGTSIGTPNVSGASVGATVIDHVKGDKVVIFKKKRRKGYRVKNGHRQQFTKIKIDSVTV is encoded by the coding sequence ATGTTTGCAATCGTAACCATAGCCGGTCAGCAATTCAAAGTAGAGGAAGGTCAGGAGATCTTCGTCCACCGGCTAGAAGCCAACGCTGGCGATTCCGTCAGTTTCAGCGATGTCCACTTCACCTCGGGTGATGCGGGTACGTCCATCGGCACGCCGAACGTCAGTGGCGCCAGCGTAGGCGCTACCGTAATTGATCACGTGAAAGGCGACAAGGTCGTCATCTTCAAGAAGAAGCGCCGCAAGGGCTACCGAGTGAAGAATGGCCACCGCCAGCAGTTCACCAAAATCAAAATTGATTCCGTCACGGTCTAG
- a CDS encoding nucleoside triphosphate pyrophosphohydrolase family protein: MKSPDALATVAEFHRTFHLPVLEEPTIPSAERCMLRINLLREELQELEEAITNNDLVEAADAFADLQYVLSGAILEFGLGDRFKAIFDEVHRSNMSKTCATTTEAEETIAHYNKLDQPGKIVPSEGVYLVHRIEDGKVLKNVHYSSAKIAQLVND, encoded by the coding sequence ATGAAATCTCCCGATGCCCTGGCCACCGTGGCCGAATTTCACCGTACTTTTCACCTACCGGTACTCGAAGAACCGACCATCCCCAGCGCCGAGCGGTGTATGCTGCGGATCAATCTTTTGCGGGAAGAGTTGCAGGAGTTGGAGGAGGCCATCACCAACAATGATCTGGTGGAAGCCGCCGACGCCTTCGCCGATCTCCAGTACGTACTCAGTGGCGCCATCCTGGAGTTTGGGCTTGGAGATAGATTCAAGGCCATTTTTGATGAAGTCCACCGCAGTAACATGAGCAAGACTTGTGCGACTACCACCGAGGCGGAAGAGACCATTGCTCACTACAATAAATTGGACCAACCTGGCAAGATCGTACCGAGCGAAGGCGTATACCTCGTTCACCGCATTGAGGACGGGAAGGTGCTGAAGAACGTGCATTACTCCTCTGCCAAAATTGCTCAACTGGTCAACGATTAG
- the rpmA gene encoding 50S ribosomal protein L27, which translates to MAHKKGVGSTDNGRDSNSKRLGVKLFGGQAAKAGNIIIRQRGTKYHPGENVYMGRDFTIHAQVDGKVSFRKSHRNRMYVSIQPEGAEAAVASAAPKAAAAPKAKAAPKAKAAPAAAAPADTTVQGIADVAPKAKAEKVTVGGKKYNQDDLKVVEGIGPKIEGLLHDIGINTWEGLATAELEKVQAMLDEAGPRYRIHNPKTWAKQARLAADAKWEELEKLQDELDGGKE; encoded by the coding sequence ATGGCCCACAAAAAAGGTGTTGGTAGTACCGACAACGGCCGCGACAGTAACAGTAAACGCCTCGGCGTCAAACTCTTCGGAGGCCAAGCCGCGAAAGCCGGCAACATCATCATTCGCCAGCGCGGTACGAAGTACCACCCCGGTGAGAATGTATACATGGGTCGTGACTTCACGATCCACGCTCAGGTAGACGGCAAAGTGTCCTTCCGCAAGAGCCACCGCAACCGCATGTACGTAAGCATCCAGCCCGAAGGTGCTGAAGCCGCCGTTGCTTCTGCTGCTCCTAAAGCTGCTGCTGCACCCAAGGCAAAGGCCGCTCCAAAGGCAAAAGCTGCACCCGCAGCCGCCGCCCCAGCGGACACTACCGTACAGGGTATCGCCGACGTTGCTCCAAAGGCGAAAGCCGAGAAAGTAACCGTAGGCGGTAAGAAGTACAACCAGGATGACCTCAAGGTCGTCGAAGGCATTGGCCCGAAGATCGAAGGTTTGCTGCACGACATCGGCATCAACACCTGGGAAGGTTTGGCTACGGCTGAGCTCGAAAAGGTGCAGGCCATGCTCGACGAAGCTGGCCCCCGCTACCGTATCCACAATCCCAAGACTTGGGCCAAGCAGGCACGCCTCGCCGCTGACGCCAAGTGGGAAGAGCTCGAAAAGCTCCAGGATGAACTCGACGGCGGTAAGGAGTAA
- the ychF gene encoding redox-regulated ATPase YchF, whose amino-acid sequence MALKCGIVGLPNVGKSTLFNALTSAKALAANYPFATKEPNVGVITVPDPRLDKLAELVNPQKVQPTTVDIVDIAGLIKGASKGEGLGNQFLGNIRETDAIIHVVRCFDDDNVVHVDGSVDPVRDKMIIDTELIFKDIETIEKRADKLRRTAKSGNKEHAKTVDIYDALLDHLNSEKPARSFETDDDSGPIIDDLFLLTAKPILYVCNVDEDSFPGGNKHTEAFKANVAAEQAEVLLVSAQIEAEIAELDTAEDRQEFLTDMGLDEPGVNRVIRSSYILLNLRTYFTAGEKEVRAWTITAGTKAPGAAGVIHTDFEKGFIRAEVIHYDDYVKYGSEASARDNGKLNVEGKEYVVEDGDVMHFRFNV is encoded by the coding sequence ATGGCCCTGAAATGTGGAATCGTCGGCTTGCCGAATGTTGGAAAATCTACCCTGTTTAACGCACTGACTTCCGCGAAGGCGTTAGCTGCCAACTACCCCTTCGCGACGAAGGAACCGAACGTAGGCGTCATCACCGTACCCGACCCCCGGCTGGATAAACTGGCCGAATTGGTCAATCCGCAAAAGGTGCAGCCCACCACGGTGGATATTGTCGACATCGCCGGCCTGATCAAAGGTGCCAGCAAGGGTGAGGGATTGGGGAACCAGTTCCTGGGAAACATCCGGGAAACGGATGCCATCATCCACGTCGTGCGTTGTTTTGATGACGACAACGTTGTGCACGTCGATGGTTCCGTAGACCCCGTCCGCGATAAGATGATCATCGATACCGAGCTGATCTTTAAGGATATTGAGACCATCGAAAAGCGGGCGGACAAACTTCGCCGCACCGCCAAGTCCGGCAACAAGGAGCACGCGAAAACCGTAGACATCTACGATGCGCTGCTGGACCACCTCAACTCAGAAAAGCCCGCCCGTAGTTTTGAAACGGACGATGATTCCGGACCGATCATTGACGACCTGTTTCTACTGACGGCCAAGCCCATCCTCTACGTTTGTAACGTTGATGAGGATTCCTTCCCCGGTGGCAATAAGCACACGGAAGCTTTCAAAGCAAACGTAGCCGCAGAACAGGCGGAAGTCCTACTCGTTAGCGCGCAGATCGAAGCCGAGATCGCCGAACTCGACACGGCCGAAGACCGGCAGGAGTTCCTGACGGATATGGGCCTGGATGAACCGGGCGTTAACCGCGTTATCCGTTCCAGCTACATTTTACTCAATCTGCGTACCTACTTCACCGCCGGTGAGAAAGAAGTCCGGGCCTGGACGATCACGGCCGGCACCAAAGCACCCGGCGCCGCCGGCGTGATTCATACGGACTTTGAGAAGGGATTCATCCGCGCGGAGGTAATCCACTACGATGACTACGTTAAGTACGGTTCGGAGGCATCCGCCCGCGACAACGGCAAGTTAAACGTGGAAGGGAAGGAATACGTCGTGGAAGATGGCGACGTGATGCACTTCCGTTTTAATGTCTAG